The Flavobacterium sp. K5-23 genome segment AATCAGTACGCCAGTCCTCAAAATGTTTTTCATATTTCAGGAAAAACGGCAGACGATATAATAGCTATTATTGAAAAAAACAGTTCTGAAATAATTAAGATTATCAGACAAACGGAAATTGAAGAAAACCAAAGAATCAATAATAAGTCTCAGTTTAAAACAAAAATTATTACTGATAAATTTCATATTTCGCTACAAATCCCTTCTAATTATAAATATGTATTTCAAGAAAGTGATTTTATTTGGTTGAAAAAAGAAATTGTTAGCGGGAACACAAGTTTGTTGATTTATCAGGTTCCGATAAATGCCATTAAAAACGACAAGAATATTGTATCCAATATTATAAAAATGCGTGATTCTATTGGTGAATTGTATATTCACGGAAAAGAACCTGATGCGGATATGAGGACTGAAGAGGCCTATTCTCCCTATTTTTTTAAGATAAAAATTGATGGTAAGGAAGCTTATGAAACTAAGGGGACATGGGAACTGAAGAACGATTTTATGTCAGGCCCTTTTATCAATTATGCTATTATTGATAAAGAAAATGACAGAGTATTGGTTTTAGAGGGATTTTGTTATTCACCATCAAAAGAAAAAAGAGATTTGATGCATGAACTGGAATCTATAATAAAATCAATTCAAATTATTGAAAAATGATATTTAGAATTTATAACACAAACAACTTATGGCTATACAGTGGCAAATAAAGGCTTTTGAGGGGCTTTCAGTGCATGAATTATATGATTTACTGAGATTAAGAAGCGAGATCTTTGTCGTGGAGCAAAACTGTGTTTATTTGGACCTCGACGGAAAGGATAAAGTGGCGCTACATCTTTTCGCAGAATATGAAGGGAAAATTGTGGCATATGCCCGTCTTTTTAAAGCAGGAATTAGTTTTGATAATGCATCAATAGGCAGGGTAGTTGTCGATGCCAATTATCGAGACAGGAAATGGGGACATGATTTAATGAGGGAGGCAATTTCCGGAATCGCACATCATTTTGGCGAAAGCCAGATTACAATAGGAGCTCAATTATACTTAAAAAAATTCTACGAAAGTCACGGTTTTGTTCAAACAAGCGAGATGTATCTGGAAGATGATATTCCACATATTGAGATGAAACGAGAATAATTATATTTTTGTAATTAGAAATTCAACTCTACGATCTAGTGCTTCCCCCATTCCAAGGGGGAATTTGTTTCCAGAACCTCTGTAAGACATTCGGAGGCTATTGATGTTTTTTGATATTAAATAGTGGAAAACAGCTTTGGCTCTGTTAACAGAAAGTTTTCGTTCTCTGGTTTTCTGGTCTATAGCGTCTTCATAATAACTAGGCGTGCAGCACACATGGCCTCTTATTTCAAATTCTAATGTTGGTTTTTTTTGAAGAATAGCTACGATTTTGTCTAACTCCTCTTCAGATTGTTTGCTAATTACACTGCTTCCTAAATTAAAATAGATC includes the following:
- a CDS encoding DUF4837 family protein, yielding MNKAHFLFLFVFLLIISCKKDDHVLARKTTGSINTISVIIDDQLWNGEIGDTIRNKFASPVVGLPQEEPLFTINQYPVKLMEGFMTDSRNIIVVKKEGKNKFEINKNQYASPQNVFHISGKTADDIIAIIEKNSSEIIKIIRQTEIEENQRINNKSQFKTKIITDKFHISLQIPSNYKYVFQESDFIWLKKEIVSGNTSLLIYQVPINAIKNDKNIVSNIIKMRDSIGELYIHGKEPDADMRTEEAYSPYFFKIKIDGKEAYETKGTWELKNDFMSGPFINYAIIDKENDRVLVLEGFCYSPSKEKRDLMHELESIIKSIQIIEK
- a CDS encoding GNAT family N-acetyltransferase, with product MAIQWQIKAFEGLSVHELYDLLRLRSEIFVVEQNCVYLDLDGKDKVALHLFAEYEGKIVAYARLFKAGISFDNASIGRVVVDANYRDRKWGHDLMREAISGIAHHFGESQITIGAQLYLKKFYESHGFVQTSEMYLEDDIPHIEMKRE